Genomic window (Tripterygium wilfordii isolate XIE 37 chromosome 11, ASM1340144v1, whole genome shotgun sequence):
GTATATATCTACACTAACTGTCCCCAAGCTTATTTTCAATGTCTATGGAAGTATTCCAAATGAAATTGGATGTTCTGATACCATTTAAATTTATCAATGTCTCTTAAGTGTATATTATATTTGCCGGTTAATTCTTACCGtactatttgaatttttaatgtCGCAGGTTACGATGATTTTGTATGAGGTCCTAAGACTATATCCGCCAGCTGCTAATCTTGTTCGAAATGTTGTCAAGGACACAAGGCTTGGGAACTTGTCATTACCAGCAGGAACACATATCTCCTTGCCAATCCTTCTTGTTCACCACGATAAAGATCTTTGGGGCGACGATGCACTAGATTTCAAGCCTGAGAGATTTTCTGAAGGGATTTCAAAGGCTACCACAAATCGAGCAATCTATTTCCCATTCGGTGGAGGTCCTCGAATATGCATTGGCCAAAACTTCTCTCTTGTGGAAGCGAAAATGGTACTGGCAATGATTCTGCAACGCTTCACATTCGATCTTTCCCCAACTTACGTTCATGCTCCTCTCTCGATGATGACAGTCATACCAGAATATGGAGCTCAAATCAATATTCGTAAACTTGAAACCTAGTTGTTGTTgctgtaaattatcgacaatcgaattgtttaGAGTGAGTTGAtaaatgtaagacaaaacagagagattttacgtggttcggcttttgagcctaggtccacagTACAGAACGatacaatattttataaatcacttgtgattacagaGTGAATGAGAAAGTCAGTATTTTTTCCAACCGAATTCCCCTTCCCTGAGCCTAATGAactctttttatgcttttcttgagcaattaccagcagttgtggcagttggagaagttcatggcAGTTTGGGGGAGTTTGCGGTAGTTTGAGGTAGTTTGTAGTAGTTTcagctgttaccatttaacgaggaactgccttatcttcggtttcgtcccttagttattggtttggCCTTACTTGcatcggctttgtattgcctttaaaagaccaagttctttttggactgtatgctCTGGCttgattgttgttgggcttcggggccctagcctctgttgggcttttatgttgttgggcttcggggcccatataatttgttgaggttgactttgacctcTACAATTGTCTTATGATTATCGTGCAGGAGTGTCATTTAGTTAGATTCCTTGCTAAACTTGTGCATTTACCTTTACAATTTACATCTGTAATTGCCGGTGGATTTGCAGGATTCTTGGCTTCCCTTTTAGTGTGTGTTAATGAAAAAATAGTGATTAATAAGACTGCCGCAGCCTTGCAGGGTCATATCCAACTTCTTCTTTAGTTTGTATTAAGAGTCCATTTGGTACGTCATGTATTTACGGTGTAAACTGAATCACGTTGCATTACATCATTTTGTTCATATTTACTATGTACTCGTAATGGTAATTGGATTACTTGTAAAGCGGATGTACTAAAAAATAGGTAATGTGAATACCtgatttaatttggtattttgaTTACATTTGCTTGAAACAATGCACTAAGACAAAAGTACCCTCGAAACACTTTGATCAAATTTATAGTTTTTACCTTGCCGAGCTATATTATATCCATCTTCGTGCTTCCAAACTATGTATGCGGATAAAATGAGCCAATTAGGTTCTAATTTTTAGGATTCACTTTTAggattcaaattattttttaaaaatttggaaaaaatatatgtattttgatCAGTCTTATGAATCCAacaagatatttttttgtttgaaacaaaaaaattaaatgaaaaatgtatgaaatgtcttttattttatatctccaatgatccagaattatcatgcacttttcatgttaactttgatttttgtttagaataaaaaaatatattgttggttttgtaagatcgatcaaaatacaaatatatttttcttaaatttttaaaaaactttttGAAACCTAAAAGTTAGAAACTCATTTTAAGACCTAAAAGTTAGTATCCATGTCGGATGTTGTCTGTCCCGTGGAAATTATCACTCTTGTTAGGAAGGATCAATCCCTTCTTGTGTAATGTTGCTTGGTTTTAATGaagttttctttctcaaaaaaaaaaaaacactttttgAAACCTAAAAGTTAAGAACTCATTTTAAGATCTAAAAGTTAGTATCCATAAATAAATTGGATACAACGAGacacctttttcctttttcacatatactatatatatagggaCAATCTTGAAAAATACCACATATCACATTACAATCACATTTTATTAACCAAACAACTTAACAAGATTACTTATTAATTCAATTCTCACAATTTGATTACTTGTAATGGTTACCATCGCAATACAACAAACCAAACTGGGCCTAAATGTAAAAAAACCATTGCACATGTAGATGTAGTTTTGATTGATGAATTTTGGTCCAACCTGGACGTTTTAAAGCCTTCATTCGGGTCCATTGGCTTTTAGGCCTATGAGAAGACCAGAAGAGAATGTTGGAAAATGATGGCCAACTATAGTTcgaccattattaattgaaagctcaataataattattgaatgaaatttatgggcaattgatccttgttataaggataataaattggagcaattagtgtgaccaaatcatttttaggttgaatgtaaaaagactccaaagtgaccatgatgagcatggtgaacatagtgcaataagtgtgcgcatggaaatcccacattggaaaaaataTCATGTGGACGTGTAGTGTATAAGCTCAAGTGTTGAagtaagactttgggcccaaggTCACCCAAGattttgtaggagtgagaggctccacattatgggCTTTGATTAAACACGCGTGCGCGCCGCCGTCCATCCAGCTCGGCTCGGTTCAATTCGGTCGAGCGTGGTGGGCTTGTGATTAGGCCCAATCCAATCACATCTTAAATTTGCACTTTGTTACAAGCCCAACACCCAGATACATTGCATTTGGACAGGAAACTTAGTCTCTAGTCAGGCCCGAAATCATGGGCTGCAACTGGGTCAAGGATCATGCCAACCATATCAATGGGCAGTTCCTGGTAAAGTGGTCAAGTGGTTTTGCCCAAAAAATCAGCAACTACTTTTTGATTTTTCTGGGCAATTGGTTGTTCCaactcctatataaggagaccTGTAGCTTCATTTGAGACATACAAAATTCTCTTTTTTCCTCTGTTGCCATGAAATTCCTTTCTTTCTCCCCTGTTGAAACTCTGCCAAAATTCTAGTTTGAGAGTGTTATTCTTACTTGGTTCGATTGTACTACCTATTTTGGAGTGTCATTAACAAGGTGGTGAAAGGAGTGTTGTATCTGGGGAGGTGATTGATCGGAGTTGCTAGACACCAAAAGGCAGgagcaaattcactttaaggagattcgcatTAGCGTACCTCCCTCCCTCATCTAATTCCggttttgatattttaattCCAGTTTTTAttcttgtatgtgatactgttttgatcaatatatgatattatttatGCATGTAATTTGTTACTGTTAtggtatgtgatactgtttgatcaatatatgatactgtttatgcatgtaatttgttattgttattgttactattaattaattaattatatgcatgtacgttttttccaacaatcttaaagtgAATTTTGCTTTTGTATGCTTGTTAAATCTGTGCATATATTGATAGCATATTTCTAAACGTGCATTAGCTTTTGTATTTCTATCATTTATGTTATGTGTATCTGATAAAAAGAAATATAATCTGGTAATACGTGCATATTAAAGAAACTTAGCACCTGTCTAATATACAAGTATTCTGTACTTTTGATATGATTGCACTATCAATGCATGTACGTGCATGAATATTGTTGCTTTATCAAACTACAATTATTGATTCGGTGCATTAATTGTTATTATTGATCAATTCTTGTTCACtgatttttacatatatattgaaCTTGTGTGCTATAATATAATTTGGTTAACCggttttgaaaaattgaaatttcattgataaatattttgatAATCTTTTTTAGCGATTAACAATAATTAAGCAAAGTCTAGAAAATTCTATCCAGGAAAGGGGTTATTTAATTGTGCGCCATGTGACATGGAAGACCCTCTCTAACCTGAGAACGATCTGGTTGCTAAAGTTGTTACCCTCTAATTTAGAAAACCAACAAAGCTTTTTGTGACTTTTAAATTCTTTGTTGATTCTGTGGTGTTATATCTTtgaattatttaatataattgTGTTACTTACACTACACATTGATTTGTGTAGAAAAACAATGACTCAAAATCAAAACACTGAGAAATCCACCGTCCTTCCTGGAGGTGATGAAAATACCACTGGTGGTCTGACCCCAGTTGGTTTTGTTGCCCAAGCTGGCGTGACTACTCAAGGTAGCCCTGCTCTTCTTACCAACGTGATTGGTATGGTTGGTCCTAGTGGCGTTGGTGTGACCACTCCGATGACACCCACTGTGGGAACAACTGATCCCGTGACTGGTAGCTTGACTTCTGtggttttgggaaaaaaaatcggAGAAATTCAATGGTACTGATTTCAAGAGGTGGGAACAAAAGATGCAGTTCTACTTGTCCACTTGTGGACTTTCAAAATACCTCACAGAAGTGTGTCCTGCCATAAGTGCGGATGAGTCGGATCCTTCGATTGTTGCTGCTGTGCAAGCATGGATGTATGGAgactatctatgcaaaaaccatGTCCTTAATAGATTGGTGAACTCACTCTATGGTGTGTATTGTAAGATATCCACCGCTAAGAAATTGTGGGAAGCTCTTCACAAGAAGTACAAGACTGAGGATGCCGGCACAAAGAAATTTGTGGTGAGCCGGTTTTATGACTTCAAAATGATAGACTCAAAATCTGTCGTTGCACAAGTGGAAGAGTTCCAACTTCTCTTGTATAAAATTGAAACAGAAGGAGTGAACTTGGGTAAGGCTTTCCTAGTAGGAACAGTCATAGAGAAATTACCTCCTGGGTGGAGCAACTACAAAAATCGCTTGATGCACAAAACCAAGGAGATGAATATGGAGGATCTAAGCCTTCATCTGAGGCTTAAACAGGAAAATATGAGGAAGAGTGGTAAACTTCCAAGGGTGCCCAAGGCAAATTTAGTGGAAACTTCCAAGCCCAAGTTCGATGGGAAAAGGAAACGAGATCACCAAGCCAAAGGCAAACAGTCACAAAAGTTTCAGGACAACTGCTATGTCTACGATAAACCCGGACATAGAGCCAAAGATTGTATAAAGCGCCCAAACAACAACAAGGGAAAGGGCAAGGGAAAACCTGCCAATCAAGCTCATCTGACCGAgcaagaaggtgaagaagatgatgagatgCTTTGTGCTGTGGTCTCCCAGGTGAATCTGGTGACAAATACCAAATATTGGTATGTGGACACAGGTGCAACTACTCACATTTGCACTGACAAGAATCTCTTCGCCTCctatgaaaagaaagatgatggagaGAAGATCTACTTGGCTAATGGTGTTCCTGCCACTGTAGAGGGAAAGGGTAAGGTGATCTCGAAGTTCACATCCGGGAAATCCTTGGCCCTAATGAATGTGCTTCACGTTCCAGAAGGGATTCAAGATGGTATTTGAATCCGACAAGTTCACTATTGGGAAGGGTGAAATGTATGTGGGAAGGGGTTATGCTAGTGATGGCCTTTTTAAGACTTGTGTTGCTgtaatggatgaaaaatccaaatttgTGTACCCAAAGGCTGTTATtgccaataataataaagcagaGTCTTCAGTTTAATTTGTTGTTTCTCCTTGtctatggcatggtagattaggacatgtaaatTATGATACAATGAAAAAACTAGCAAACTTGGGGCTAATTcccaaatttaatttggatgaaaaccataaatgtgaaacatgtgttgaagcaaagtttgcTAAAAAACCCTTTCACTCAATTGAGAGAAGCACTGAGCCTCTAGgcaatttgaaatttattcaaagtagaggtggaaagaaataTTTCATCACTTTCATAGAGATTGTACTCGGTTTTGCTATGGCTATTTATTAGCGAGCAAAAATGAAGCTTTGGACGcttttatcaagtataaaaatgAGGTAGAAACTCAACTTGATAGAAGGATCAAATCTCTTAGGTCCGATCGAGGTGGAGAATATGATTCTAcctcatttgatgagttatgtgcaaattttggaataatccaccaaactactgcaccatacactcctcagcaaaatgggattgctgaaagaaaaaacagaacaatAAAAGAGAGGGTTAATGACATGTTAATAAGTTCTGGTTTACCTCAAAACTTGTGGGGGAAGTAGTTTTAGCTGctaattatattcttaacaGAATGCCCCACAAAAAGACAGGTAGTAATCCATATGAAATGTGGAAAGGAAGAACACCttctttcaaatacttgaaagtgtgggggtgtcttgctaaggtgcagtacctccaccaaagcaagtCAAACTTGGACCTAAGACAGTTGACTGCATATTTATAGGATATGCACAAAATAGTAGTGCACTCAGATTTTTGGTACACAAATCTGAAGTTGATGACATCCACGTTAATACAATCATGGAAACAAGAGATGCTGAATTTTTTGAGGAAACATTTCCTTATAAAAATACAGAAAACTCTCAGAAAAGGGTTAGAGAATCGAATTCTGAGAATGAGAATCAAGAGGCtgatgaaatagaaccaagaaggagcaagagATCAAAAATCTCTAAATCCTTTGGTTCAGACTATCTAACATACATGATAGAGAATGAGTGTCAGACATTCAATGAGGCAATGTCAACTCCAGAAGCTCCATTCTGGAAAGAACCTGTAAACAACGAAATAGAATCCATTCTAAGTAATCATACTTGAGAATTGGTTGATCTCCCTCCGGGGAATAAACCAATTTgatgtaaatggattttcaaaaagaagcttaaagCTGATGGTTCTAtagataagtacaaagcaaggcttgtagccaaggggtttagacaaaaagaaggtctagactactttgatacttattcaCTGGTCACGAAAATTACATCCATTCGGATGCTAATGGCCATAGCCTCGCTATATGAATTgcagatacatcaaatggatgtaaaaactgcaTCCTTGAACGGTGAACtcgatgaggagatctatatggaacaacctgaaggGTTTAAGGTCAAAGGATAAAAACACAAAGTGTGTTGGCTTGTCAAGTc
Coding sequences:
- the LOC120008715 gene encoding uncharacterized protein LOC120008715, with translation MQFYLSTCGLSKYLTEVCPAISADESDPSIVAAVQAWMYGDYLCKNHVLNRLVNSLYGVYCKISTAKKLWEALHKKYKTEDAGTKKFVVSRFYDFKMIDSKSVVAQVEEFQLLLYKIETEGVNLGKAFLVGTVIEKLPPGWSNYKNRLMHKTKEMNMEDLSLHLRLKQENMRKSGKLPRVPKANLVETSKPKFDGKRKRDHQAKGKQSQKFQDNCYVYDKPGHRAKDCIKRPNNNKGKGKGKPANQAHLTEQEGEEDDEMLCAVVSQVNLVTNTKYWYVDTGATTHICTDKNLFASYEKKDDGEKIYLANGVPATVEGKGKKGFKMVFESDKFTIGKGEMYVGRGYASDGLFKTCVAVMDEKSKFVYPKAVIANNNKAESSV